One window of Lacerta agilis isolate rLacAgi1 chromosome 14, rLacAgi1.pri, whole genome shotgun sequence genomic DNA carries:
- the LOC117057431 gene encoding vomeronasal type-2 receptor 26-like: MVALLFLLLTLLPHAICKSPIVKCHVHDPYIPLHQYHREGDLILGGIASHSIILSVSIAFTEKPLPTLLEELSVVLKNYQHILALQFAVKEVNENPQLLPNVTLGFRIYDSYFNAKWTSHATMLLISTLETFVPNYLCDIKKNLVAIIGGLDSQTSLHVATILDIYKVPQSGICTAFIERSHKFTYVTEFNDMIKLGAKIHDRINDSKANVVLLYGVSYALALFRWLPYLSELEQSSNTPKGKVWIMTAQVELTSFVIQRTWDTEILHGVLSFTTHSNDPPGFRQFVQSKTPSSPKGDGFILDFWQQAFGCVFPNQFAGRVNGDICTGQEKLEKLPGTFFEMSMTSHSYNIYNAVYAVAHALHAMSTSRVKHRPVMISGGMKFQNQPLWQLHHFLRGISFNNSAGDKISFDQNGEILAGFDITNWIVSSNQSFHRVKVGGVDSLAPPQQVLTINVGAIKWHYWFNQTKPDSVCSESCHPGFYRKVKEGEAFCCYDCISCPEGKISDQEDMNDCYECEDEKYPNKNRNICIPKHTTFLSFEEPLGLSLACSALSFAFITALVLQIFVKHRDTPVVKANNRDLTYALLISLLLCFLSALLFIGYPDKVTCLLRQTAFGIIFSVAVSCVLAKTITVVLAFMATKPGSRMRKWVGKGLANSIVLSCSLIQALICTLWLVISPPFPNADMKSVVEEIVLECNEGTVTFFYCVLGYMGFLAIVSFTVAFLARKLPDSFNEAKFITFSMLVFCSVWLSFVPSYMSTKGKYMVAVEIFSILASSAGLLGCIFYPKCYIILLRPELNSRELLIRRKN, from the exons ATGGTGGCattgttgttcttgctgctgaCTCTACTTCCACATGCAATATGCAAATCTCCCATTGTTAAATGTCATGTCCATGATCCATACATTCCACTTCATCAATATCATCGGGAAGGAGACCTCATCCTTGGTGGCATAGCCTCTCACAGCATCATCCTCTCCGTTTCAATAGCCTTCACCGAAAAACCCCTACCAACATTGCTTGAAGAGCTAAG TGTAGTGCTAAAGaattaccagcacatcctggccttgcAATTTGCAGTGAAGGAGGTCAACGAAAACCCTCAACTCTTACCCAATGTCACTTTAGGCTTCCGcatctatgacagctatttcAATGCCAAATGGACCTCTCATGCCACAATGTTGCTCATATCCACACTGGAAACATTTGTCCCCAACTACCTCTGTGACATCAAGAAAAACTTGGTAGCCATCATTGGGGGACTGGACTCCCAAACATCCCTCCATGTGGCAACAATCTTGGATATCTATAAGGTTCCACAG AGTGGCATCTGTACCGCCTTCATAGAAAGAAGTCACAAATTTACTTATGTTACTGAATTTAATGATATGATTAAACTGGGGGCAAAAATACATGACAGAATAAATGATAGCAAAGCCAATGTAGTGCTGTTGTATGGAGTATCATATGCTCTGGCATTGTTTAGATGGTTGCCTTACCTATCAGAACTGGAACAAAGTTCAAATACGCCAAAAGGTAAAGTGTGGATTATGACAGCCCAGGTGGAGCTCACTTCTTTTGTCATTCAACGGACTTGGGATACAGAAATACTCCATGGGGTTCTCTCATTCACAACTCACTCAAATGATCCTCCAGGATTTCGTCAATTTGTCCAGAGCAAAACCCCTTCCAGCCCAAAAGGAGATGGCTTCATTTTGGACTTCTGGCAACAGGCATTTGGCTGTGTATTTCCAAACCAATTTGCTGGCCGTGTGAATGGGGATATTTGCACCGGGCAAGAGAAGCTGGAGAAACTTCCTGGTACTttctttgaaatgagcatgaccagCCACAGCTAcaacatctacaatgctgtctatgctgtggccCATGCTTTACATGCCATGTCTACATCCCGAGTCAAACACAGACCAGTAATGATCAGTGGAGGAATGAAGTTTCAGAATCAACCGCTATGGCAG CTCCATCATTTTCTGAGGGGtatctcatttaacaacagtgctggggataAGATTTCCTTCGACCAGAATGGGGAGATACTAGCTGGATTTGATATTACCAATTGGATAGTTTCCTCCAACCAATCCTTTCACAGAGTGAAGGTAGGCGGGGTGGATTCTCTGGCTCCTCCACAGCAAGTGTTGACCATCAATGTGGGAGCCATAAAATGGCACTATTGGTTTAACCAG ACAAAGCCTGACTCTGTATGTTCTGAGAGCTGTCACCCTGGTTTTTACAGGAAAGTGAAGGAGGGGGAagcattttgctgctatgattgcatctcatgtccagaagggaagatttcagacCAGGAGG ACATGAATGACTGCTATGAATGTGAAGATGAAAAGTATCCGAACAAAAATAGGAATATATGTATTCCCAAGCATACAACTTTCTTGTCCTTTGAAGAACCTCTGGGCCTCAGCTTAGCCTGTTCTGctctttcctttgctttcatTACAGCATTGGTACTACAAATATTTGTGAAGCACAGGGACACTCCCGTTgtgaaagccaacaaccgggacctcacctacGCTCTGCTCATCTCCCTcttgctttgcttcctttccGCATTACTGTTCATTGGATATCCTGACAAGGTGACGTGTCTCctccgacaaactgcttttggtatcatcttctcagtggctgtttcttgtgtgctggcaaaaaccatcactgtggttctggctttcatggccacaaaaccaggatccaggatgaggaagtgggtggggaaaggactgGCAAACTCTATTGTCCTCTCCTGCTCTCTTATCCAAGCACTCATCTGCACTCTCTGGCTGGTgatctctcctccattccctaATGCTGACATGAAGTCAGTGGTTGAAGAAATTGTACTGGAGTGCAATGAGGGGACTGTGACTTTCTTTTACtgtgtcttgggctacatgggcttcctagCTATTGTCAGTTTCACTGTGGCTTTCCTTGCCCGGAaattacctgacagtttcaacgaagccaagttcatcactttcagcatgttggtcttttgcagtgtttggttatccTTTGTGCCTTCCTACATGAGCACAAAGGgtaaatacatggtggctgtggagatcttctctatcttagcctccagtgctgggttgtTGGGTTGCATCTTTTACCCAAAATGTTACATTATTTtgctgaggcctgagctgaacagtAGGGAACTCCTAATAAGAAGAAAAAACTAA